A window of the Ammospiza nelsoni isolate bAmmNel1 chromosome 29, bAmmNel1.pri, whole genome shotgun sequence genome harbors these coding sequences:
- the LOC132085170 gene encoding olfactory receptor 14J1-like — MSNSSSISHFLLLALADTRQLQLLHFCLLLGISLAALLGNGLIISAVACSRLLHTPMFFFLLNLALSDLGSICTTVPKAMHNSLWDTSNISYKGCATQVFLLIFFMGVEYFLLTVMCYDRYVSICKPLHYGTLLGSRACAHMAAIAWASAFLNALLQTVNTFSLPLCHGNALGQFFCEIPAILKLSCSHSKLREFGLLVFSICVTFGCFVFIVFSYVQIFRAVLRIPSEQGRHKAFSTCLPHLAVLSLFLSTGTFAHLKPPSMSSPSLDLALSVLYSVVPPALNPLIYSLRNQELKAAVRTMMTGCFQEH, encoded by the coding sequence atgtccaacagcagctccatcagccacttcctcctgctggcattggcagacacgcggcagctgcagctcctgcacttctgcctcttgctgggcatctccctggctgccctcctgggcaacggcctcatcatcagcgccgtagcctgcaGCCGCCtcctgcacacgcccatgttctttttcctgctcaacctggccctcagcgacctgggctccatctgcaccactgtccccaaagccatgcacaattccctctgggacactaGCAACATCTCCTACAAAGGATGTGCTACTCAGGTTTTTCTGCTGATCTTCTTCATGGGAGTAGAGTATTTTCTCCTGACCgtcatgtgctacgaccgctatgtgtccatctgcaaacctcTGCACtatgggaccctcctgggcagcagagcttgtgcccacatggcagcaattgcctgggccagtgcctttctcaatgCTCTTCTGCAAACAgtcaatacattttccctgcccctgtgccatggcaatgccctgggccagttcttctgtgaaatccccgCCATTCTTAAGCTTTCCTGCTCACACTCAAAGCTCAGGGAATTTGGGCTTCTTGTGTTTTCCATCTGTGTAAcatttggttgttttgtgttcattgttttctcctatgtgcagatcttcagggctgtgctgaggatcccctctgagcagggacggcacaaagccttttccacatgcctccctcacctggctgtgctctcccttttcctcaGCACAGGCACATTTGCTCATCTGAAGCctccctccatgtcctccccatccctggatctggccctgtcagttctgtactcggtggtgcccccagccctgaaccccctcatttacagcctgaggaaccaggagctcaaggctgccgTGCGGACAATGATGACTGGATGCTTTCAGGAGCATTAA